A region of Maridesulfovibrio sp. DNA encodes the following proteins:
- the ablB gene encoding putative beta-lysine N-acetyltransferase has translation MLYDSIVSVGQSRVQIGSFNDRIYLMSYAVEDCKNINLADELIDIAVQEDLSKIFAKVPAEYMVPFLSCGFEKEALVPGMFGDDDGVFLSFYRYKWRKEQRNRRELDRVLSIAESKKGKGNVKSLPGNLQLCRLGHKDAQALAHLYERTFETYPFPVTDSDYICQEMEAGVRFMGVYDGNHLVGAASAEVAADGISAEMTDFAVLPDYRKAGLAGALLCSLEEDCVKSGIKCFFTIARACSYGINSLFSKGNYNFSGCLINNTNISGSLESMNVWYKLGQKQSH, from the coding sequence ATGTTGTATGATTCGATTGTCAGTGTAGGTCAAAGCAGAGTGCAGATAGGTTCATTTAATGACCGTATTTATCTGATGTCATATGCGGTTGAAGATTGTAAGAATATCAATCTTGCAGATGAATTGATAGATATTGCTGTGCAGGAAGACCTGTCGAAGATATTTGCAAAAGTTCCTGCTGAATATATGGTCCCCTTTCTTTCCTGCGGGTTTGAGAAGGAGGCGTTGGTGCCGGGGATGTTTGGCGATGACGATGGTGTTTTTTTAAGTTTCTATCGGTATAAGTGGCGAAAAGAGCAGCGCAACAGGCGGGAGCTTGATCGTGTTCTTTCTATTGCCGAAAGCAAGAAAGGGAAGGGCAATGTTAAATCTCTTCCCGGGAATCTGCAGCTATGCAGACTCGGCCATAAAGATGCGCAAGCACTCGCGCATCTTTATGAGCGGACTTTTGAAACCTATCCATTTCCTGTCACCGATTCTGACTACATCTGTCAGGAAATGGAGGCTGGAGTACGTTTCATGGGCGTTTATGATGGTAACCACCTTGTGGGTGCCGCATCTGCGGAAGTGGCCGCTGACGGGATAAGTGCTGAGATGACCGATTTTGCTGTTCTCCCGGACTACCGTAAAGCCGGTCTTGCCGGGGCGCTTTTGTGTTCTCTGGAGGAGGATTGCGTAAAGTCCGGCATAAAGTGCTTCTTTACAATCGCCAGAGCCTGCTCATATGGAATTAATTCCCTGTTTTCCAAGGGGAATTATAATTTTTCAGGTTGTCTAATCAACAATACAAATATCAGCGGCAGCCTTGAGTCCATGAATGTCTGGTATAAACTTGGCCAGAAACAGTCTCACTAG
- the ablA gene encoding lysine 2,3-aminomutase, with protein MTVYTERQEALACVIDDDSSRSDWTDWKWHVRNTVRTVSSFEKILGIKFSDSERKKHELTLQKFPLAITPYYLSLIDVEDYENDPVFLQSFPSPEELKIERCDMTDPLHEDEDSPVPGLTHRYPDRVLFHISNLCSMYCRHCTRKRKVGDQDSVPSRSQLEKGIEYIRNTPQVRDVLLSGGDPFMLSDEKLDWILTRLGEIEHVEVIRIGTRMPVVLPYRITDNLVNMLKKHHPLWVNTHFNHPREVTDSSRRALAKLADAGIPLGNQSVLLAGINDCPRLIKSLNHKLVKNRVRPYYLYQCDLSEGLSHFRTPVGKGIEILESLRGHTSGFAVPTYVVDAPGGGGKIPVMPNYIVSWATNKVVLRNYEGVITTYTEPDSYECNYCDRNCEECNLQLKEEGAEEKAIGIEKLISDWDDTLSLTPEDNERAERNSHVV; from the coding sequence ATGACTGTTTACACTGAGCGACAGGAAGCATTGGCATGTGTGATTGATGATGACTCTTCAAGGTCTGACTGGACTGACTGGAAGTGGCACGTCCGCAATACAGTCAGGACTGTCTCCAGCTTTGAAAAAATACTCGGCATCAAATTCAGTGATTCTGAACGTAAGAAACATGAGTTGACCCTGCAAAAATTTCCGTTGGCGATCACCCCTTATTACTTATCGCTTATTGATGTTGAAGATTATGAAAACGATCCCGTGTTCTTGCAATCTTTCCCCAGCCCGGAAGAGCTGAAGATTGAGCGTTGTGATATGACCGATCCGCTGCATGAGGATGAAGACAGTCCGGTACCCGGGCTGACCCACCGATACCCGGACCGGGTACTTTTTCATATCAGCAATCTTTGCTCCATGTATTGCAGGCACTGCACCCGTAAACGCAAGGTTGGTGATCAGGATTCCGTTCCGTCGCGCAGTCAGTTGGAAAAGGGTATCGAGTACATCCGCAATACCCCGCAGGTGCGTGATGTGTTGCTGTCCGGGGGGGACCCGTTCATGCTTTCGGATGAGAAGTTGGATTGGATTCTGACCAGACTGGGTGAGATTGAACATGTTGAAGTAATCCGTATCGGGACCCGTATGCCGGTTGTCCTGCCATACCGCATTACTGATAATCTGGTAAATATGCTCAAAAAACATCATCCTCTCTGGGTCAATACCCATTTCAACCATCCTCGGGAAGTAACTGATTCTTCTCGCAGGGCTCTTGCCAAGCTGGCTGATGCCGGAATTCCGCTTGGTAACCAGAGCGTGCTGCTGGCCGGGATCAATGATTGTCCGCGTTTGATTAAGAGCTTGAACCACAAGCTGGTCAAGAACAGGGTGCGTCCGTACTATCTCTATCAGTGCGACCTTTCCGAAGGTTTAAGCCATTTTCGAACTCCCGTGGGCAAAGGTATCGAGATTCTTGAAAGCCTGCGAGGGCATACCAGCGGTTTTGCTGTCCCCACATACGTTGTGGATGCTCCCGGCGGAGGCGGTAAGATTCCGGTTATGCCTAATTATATTGTGTCATGGGCCACCAATAAGGTTGTGTTACGAAATTATGAAGGTGTTATAACTACTTATACGGAGCCTGATTCCTACGAATGCAACTATTGTGACCGCAATTGTGAGGAGTGCAATCTTCAGCTCAAGGAAGAAGGGGCTGAAGAAAAAGCAATCGGTATCGAAAAATTGATCTCCGATTGGGATGACACCCTCAGCCTGACTCCTGAAGACAACGAAAGGGCGGAGCGTAATTCCCATGTTGTATGA
- a CDS encoding PAS domain S-box protein, which translates to MSSNTDDNFERLPEPISEVFESFSDYFFFTDGGGFVCSASERVVDFFGCPLEGRQLWEILGVEASGIEDFLSAYPVAGVHEIPYGESGGSYSLRLIPLLGPYCSEGYAAVVTNNAPFVELHETYEERIEDNIAALDDSVALFNALFEAAHDPTFLADSSFRILTSNPAAERIFGRSRTLSGNSCLSIFSAKSSKIVREHFETCTTEITVPFDELLTARNSSGKEISVELTMHKVRLQSGTVFHVGLRDMTDIQRLETGLEETREQVDGMNVALRTVIESVEEEKKDMHEDFALQVREQIMPALDRMIEEPVPQMRRSFGKFIKERLSALAGETGDQFEDLLLKLTPREVEVCRYIEAGKGTEHIAELLKITADTVRTHRKNIRRKLGLQGKSISLISYLKHQMNS; encoded by the coding sequence GTGAGCTCAAATACAGACGACAATTTTGAACGACTCCCTGAACCTATCTCTGAAGTTTTTGAGTCCTTTTCCGATTATTTCTTTTTCACCGATGGCGGAGGTTTCGTCTGTTCAGCCAGTGAACGGGTAGTTGATTTTTTTGGCTGCCCTCTGGAAGGACGACAGCTTTGGGAAATTCTGGGTGTAGAAGCCTCCGGTATTGAAGATTTCCTTTCAGCTTATCCTGTCGCCGGGGTACATGAAATCCCTTATGGTGAAAGCGGCGGTAGCTACTCCTTGCGCCTGATTCCTCTTCTTGGGCCTTATTGTTCGGAAGGTTATGCTGCTGTTGTCACCAATAATGCTCCTTTTGTAGAATTGCATGAGACTTACGAAGAACGTATTGAAGATAATATTGCAGCTCTTGATGACAGTGTTGCGCTCTTTAATGCTCTTTTTGAAGCAGCTCATGATCCAACTTTTCTGGCTGATTCATCTTTTCGTATACTCACCTCAAACCCTGCTGCGGAGAGGATTTTTGGGCGTAGCCGCACTCTTTCCGGTAATAGCTGTTTGAGTATTTTCAGTGCGAAATCGTCTAAGATAGTGCGTGAGCATTTTGAAACCTGTACCACCGAAATTACGGTACCTTTTGATGAATTACTTACCGCCAGAAACAGTTCCGGTAAGGAAATTTCAGTAGAGCTGACCATGCATAAAGTACGCCTTCAATCCGGTACAGTGTTTCATGTCGGACTTCGGGATATGACTGATATTCAACGTCTTGAAACCGGTTTGGAGGAGACACGTGAGCAGGTTGACGGCATGAACGTAGCTTTGCGCACAGTTATTGAATCTGTTGAAGAAGAAAAAAAGGACATGCATGAGGATTTCGCCTTGCAAGTCCGTGAGCAGATTATGCCTGCTCTAGATCGGATGATTGAAGAACCTGTTCCCCAGATGCGCAGGAGTTTTGGAAAGTTTATCAAAGAACGTCTTTCTGCACTCGCCGGAGAGACCGGGGACCAGTTTGAAGACCTGCTGCTTAAGCTAACTCCCCGTGAAGTGGAGGTCTGCCGCTATATTGAAGCAGGTAAAGGCACTGAGCATATCGCTGAACTTCTGAAAATAACTGCTGATACAGTACGCACTCACCGTAAAAATATTCGGCGCAAGCTCGGCCTGCAAGGTAAGAGCATTTCATTGATTTCCTATCTCAAACATCAAATGAATTCTTAG
- a CDS encoding ABC transporter ATP-binding protein, with amino-acid sequence MSSLQDFTRPECQKATGFEGCAPLISLKGITKRFGKVVANNNISLDLYPGRIKALLGENGAGKSTLMSMLAGRFRPDEGYIEVDGERMDFANSKDAIKAGVGMVYQHFMLVDTMTVAQNVLLGQEGGFFVNPKEMEERVRKLADDYELEIDPSAKVSTLSMGEKQRVEILKLLYRESRVLIFDEPTAVLTPREAFRLFEALWAMTRQGKSVVFISHKLEEVMAIADEVAILRRGNIDAEVPRDKITSKGDLARRMVGKEIILEVNKEEIEPGEKVLEVRNMTGIGLRDINLHVCKGEVVAIVGVAGNGQQELVEGVCGMRKPPKDTIFIMGKPWRKFFAEMTWNNSMSYIPEDRLDLATARNLDLVDNLLLSTRQGFTAGPFLKHDHAAKVAEELVEEYDVRPGRIRALAWQLSGGNLQKMVLARELYRQPHLIVAEQPTQGLDISATEEVWNRLLKAREMAGVLLITGDLGEALQLADRVAVMYCGQIMDEFSVKDKAKVESIGLLMAGVRE; translated from the coding sequence ATGAGTTCACTACAGGATTTCACACGTCCCGAATGCCAGAAGGCTACCGGATTTGAAGGCTGTGCTCCGCTTATTTCGTTGAAGGGCATTACCAAACGTTTCGGTAAGGTTGTAGCCAACAATAATATTTCACTTGATCTCTATCCCGGACGTATCAAGGCCCTGCTCGGAGAAAACGGTGCGGGCAAAAGTACGCTCATGTCTATGCTTGCCGGACGATTTAGGCCTGACGAAGGATACATTGAAGTCGACGGCGAACGCATGGACTTCGCCAACTCAAAAGATGCCATCAAAGCCGGAGTGGGCATGGTCTACCAGCATTTCATGCTTGTGGATACAATGACCGTAGCACAGAACGTGCTTCTCGGTCAGGAGGGCGGTTTCTTCGTTAATCCTAAGGAAATGGAAGAGCGGGTGCGTAAACTGGCCGATGATTATGAACTTGAAATCGATCCCTCTGCCAAAGTCTCAACCCTGTCTATGGGTGAGAAACAGCGGGTTGAGATTCTCAAGTTGCTCTATCGCGAGAGCCGGGTTCTTATTTTTGACGAACCAACCGCAGTTCTGACTCCGCGTGAAGCATTTCGCCTTTTTGAAGCCCTTTGGGCAATGACCCGTCAGGGCAAGTCTGTTGTCTTCATCAGCCATAAACTTGAAGAAGTCATGGCCATTGCCGACGAAGTTGCCATTCTGCGCCGGGGAAACATTGATGCCGAGGTTCCCCGCGACAAGATTACTTCCAAGGGTGATCTGGCCCGCCGCATGGTCGGTAAGGAAATAATTCTTGAAGTGAACAAGGAAGAGATTGAACCCGGTGAGAAGGTTCTGGAAGTCAGGAATATGACCGGGATCGGCTTGCGCGACATCAATCTGCACGTCTGTAAGGGCGAAGTTGTAGCTATTGTTGGTGTTGCCGGGAATGGACAGCAGGAGCTTGTAGAAGGAGTTTGCGGTATGCGTAAGCCTCCGAAAGATACAATTTTTATCATGGGTAAGCCGTGGCGCAAGTTTTTTGCCGAGATGACCTGGAATAATTCCATGTCCTACATTCCCGAAGACCGCTTGGACCTTGCAACGGCCCGCAACCTTGATCTGGTGGACAACCTTCTCTTGAGCACTCGTCAGGGATTTACCGCAGGACCTTTTCTCAAGCATGATCATGCCGCTAAAGTGGCTGAAGAGCTTGTAGAAGAATATGATGTGCGTCCCGGACGCATACGTGCTCTGGCGTGGCAGCTTTCCGGCGGTAACCTGCAGAAGATGGTGCTTGCCCGTGAGCTTTACCGTCAGCCGCACCTGATAGTTGCGGAGCAGCCGACACAGGGCTTGGATATTTCCGCTACCGAAGAGGTCTGGAATAGACTGCTCAAGGCCCGCGAGATGGCCGGAGTACTGCTCATAACAGGCGATCTGGGCGAAGCCCTGCAGCTGGCTGACCGTGTAGCGGTAATGTATTGTGGTCAGATTATGGATGAATTTTCTGTTAAAGATAAAGCCAAGGTTGAAAGTATCGGACTGCTCATGGCCGGTGTACGTGAATAA
- a CDS encoding ABC transporter permease, with product MLESFIVPLLAATVQSGTPILYATLGEILTEKGGVLNLGVEGMMSMAAFAAFFVTMTTGNPWLGFIAGGLAGTFMAALHGLVCITCLGNQVVSGLALTILGVGLCNFLGTPYIGTATDGFDKFSFPVLSALPYLGDIFFKQDALVYVSYLIPVLFMFFINRTSLGLAITAVGEKPAAAAAVGLKALRLRWISLLGGGFLIGLGGAYLSLAYTHLWANGLSGGRGWIAVALVIFAFWRPGRAVFGAYLFGGVMAFQLRLQAVGTHIPSSLLLMLPYALTILVLIFSAMRGRSGNAPAHLGINIEPEG from the coding sequence ATGTTAGAAAGTTTTATTGTCCCTTTGCTGGCTGCGACAGTGCAGTCCGGTACACCGATTCTCTACGCGACCCTTGGTGAGATTCTCACTGAGAAGGGCGGGGTGCTCAACCTCGGTGTGGAAGGCATGATGAGTATGGCGGCTTTTGCTGCTTTTTTTGTAACCATGACCACAGGCAATCCGTGGCTCGGTTTCATTGCCGGAGGTCTTGCCGGAACATTCATGGCTGCGCTGCATGGTCTTGTCTGTATCACTTGTCTCGGTAATCAGGTTGTTTCCGGTTTGGCACTGACCATCCTCGGTGTGGGACTTTGCAACTTCCTCGGCACTCCATATATCGGTACAGCTACTGACGGGTTCGATAAATTCAGTTTTCCGGTGCTTTCCGCGCTCCCGTATCTCGGGGATATTTTCTTTAAGCAGGATGCTCTTGTTTATGTCTCCTACCTGATTCCTGTTTTGTTCATGTTTTTTATCAACCGAACCAGCTTAGGTCTGGCCATTACCGCTGTTGGTGAGAAGCCGGCTGCAGCTGCCGCAGTAGGATTGAAGGCTCTTCGCCTGCGTTGGATCTCATTGTTGGGCGGTGGGTTCCTGATAGGTCTGGGTGGGGCTTACCTTTCTCTCGCCTATACCCATCTCTGGGCCAACGGACTTTCCGGCGGACGCGGGTGGATCGCTGTTGCCCTTGTTATCTTCGCTTTCTGGAGACCGGGCAGGGCCGTATTCGGCGCATATCTTTTCGGCGGGGTTATGGCATTTCAGCTGCGCTTGCAGGCTGTGGGAACCCATATCCCATCATCTCTGCTGCTGATGCTGCCGTATGCGTTGACCATTCTTGTGCTGATTTTCTCCGCCATGCGGGGACGCAGCGGCAATGCTCCCGCACATCTGGGAATCAACATCGAGCCTGAAGGGTAG
- a CDS encoding ABC transporter permease, which translates to MLGYRLQKRDEPWNWGAPIIIVGALVLSFGISALLLELQGKSAVQGLLVLWQGSFGASWALEDALLKSIPIFLCALGVATAFRMQVWNIGAEGQFALGAIGATWAALNFSGLPGYLLMPLMFICAAVFGAFWAYIPAILRLKLQVNEIISTLMLNYIAILLLEYLVFGVWKDPASFGFPVTPEFTPAAIIGQIGDSRLHWGFAVCVGSGIAMWAFMRFTRLGYEIKIAGEGERIAMYSRLPYGMLTILVMAISGALAGWAGCIEASATINRLQPSIMVGYGYTAIVVAWLARLHPLYIGISAYLLAALRVGVENMQLELQTPASFGSIMEGLILLSVLAGQMFVTYKIVKKN; encoded by the coding sequence ATGTTGGGTTATCGCTTACAAAAGCGTGATGAACCCTGGAACTGGGGCGCCCCGATTATTATCGTGGGCGCTCTGGTTCTATCTTTCGGGATCAGCGCGCTCCTGCTTGAATTGCAGGGAAAATCTGCTGTACAAGGACTCCTAGTGCTCTGGCAGGGGTCTTTTGGTGCTTCATGGGCTTTGGAAGATGCCCTTCTAAAATCTATTCCCATTTTTCTTTGTGCTCTGGGTGTTGCTACAGCCTTCAGGATGCAGGTCTGGAATATCGGTGCCGAAGGGCAGTTCGCTCTCGGTGCAATCGGGGCCACTTGGGCTGCGCTTAATTTTTCCGGCCTGCCCGGCTATCTGCTTATGCCGCTTATGTTTATCTGTGCCGCGGTTTTCGGCGCTTTCTGGGCCTACATTCCGGCTATTCTACGGCTTAAACTGCAGGTCAACGAAATCATTTCCACCCTGATGCTCAACTACATTGCCATCCTCCTGCTCGAATACCTTGTCTTCGGTGTATGGAAGGACCCGGCCAGCTTCGGTTTTCCGGTGACCCCGGAATTTACACCCGCAGCCATTATCGGGCAGATAGGAGATAGCCGGCTGCATTGGGGATTTGCGGTCTGTGTCGGTTCCGGTATTGCCATGTGGGCCTTCATGCGTTTTACCCGGCTCGGATATGAGATCAAAATTGCAGGTGAAGGCGAACGCATCGCTATGTATTCCCGTTTGCCTTATGGAATGTTGACCATACTCGTTATGGCTATTTCCGGTGCGCTGGCCGGATGGGCCGGATGTATTGAAGCTTCCGCCACCATCAATAGGCTGCAGCCATCAATTATGGTCGGTTACGGATATACTGCAATCGTCGTAGCATGGCTTGCCAGACTTCATCCTCTTTACATCGGCATCTCCGCTTACCTGCTGGCAGCTCTGCGTGTCGGTGTTGAAAACATGCAGCTCGAGCTTCAGACTCCGGCTTCTTTCGGGTCTATTATGGAGGGGTTGATTCTTCTCTCTGTGCTCGCTGGCCAGATGTTTGTAACTTATAAGATAGTTAAGAAAAATTAG
- a CDS encoding BMP family ABC transporter substrate-binding protein has translation MRKVLLMAIVAVMSVMLASVAFAGTKKDKVKVGFVYISPVGDEGYSYAQDQGRKAIDALPWVETSFVESVAEGPDSERVMLNFARKGYDMVIGTSFGYMDPMVKVSKKFPKTAFMHCSGFKKTPNMSNYFGRMYQARYLTGIVAGLMTKSNVIGYVAAFPIPEVIRGINAFTLGVRSVNPEATVRVVWTKTWYDPALEKDAAISLLDMKADIITQHQDSPGPMEAAQERGKYAIAYNSDMSKMAPKAHLTAAVWNWAPLFKNAVEQVRDGVWQGNESLWWGMDQGIVDIAPFGPMVPQNVKDKVAAAKKAIVEGSNAIFVGPINDQNGKEMVPAGKTMADPELLGMMWFVEGVIGNTK, from the coding sequence ATGCGTAAAGTTCTGCTTATGGCCATTGTTGCGGTCATGTCCGTGATGCTGGCATCCGTAGCGTTTGCCGGTACCAAAAAGGATAAAGTGAAAGTCGGTTTTGTTTACATTTCTCCCGTGGGTGACGAAGGTTACTCCTATGCACAGGATCAGGGCCGTAAGGCAATTGACGCCCTCCCCTGGGTAGAGACTTCCTTTGTAGAATCCGTTGCAGAAGGTCCGGACTCCGAGCGTGTTATGCTCAACTTTGCCCGCAAGGGTTACGATATGGTAATCGGCACAAGCTTCGGTTACATGGATCCCATGGTCAAAGTTTCCAAGAAATTTCCCAAGACCGCATTCATGCATTGCTCCGGTTTTAAGAAAACTCCGAATATGAGCAACTACTTCGGCCGTATGTATCAGGCTCGTTACCTGACCGGGATTGTTGCGGGCCTGATGACCAAATCCAACGTAATCGGCTATGTTGCCGCTTTCCCCATTCCTGAAGTTATCCGCGGTATCAACGCTTTTACCCTTGGTGTGCGTTCCGTCAATCCCGAAGCTACCGTCCGCGTGGTCTGGACAAAAACATGGTACGATCCCGCTCTGGAAAAAGACGCAGCCATTTCCCTGCTGGACATGAAAGCCGATATTATCACCCAGCATCAGGATTCCCCCGGTCCTATGGAAGCTGCTCAGGAACGCGGCAAGTATGCCATCGCTTACAACTCCGATATGTCCAAGATGGCTCCCAAGGCTCACCTGACCGCTGCTGTCTGGAACTGGGCACCGCTTTTCAAGAACGCTGTAGAGCAGGTTCGTGACGGTGTATGGCAGGGTAATGAATCCCTGTGGTGGGGTATGGATCAGGGCATCGTGGATATTGCTCCCTTCGGCCCCATGGTTCCTCAGAACGTAAAGGACAAGGTGGCTGCTGCCAAGAAAGCTATTGTTGAAGGCAGTAATGCAATTTTCGTAGGTCCCATTAACGACCAGAACGGTAAAGAAATGGTTCCCGCCGGAAAAACCATGGCCGATCCTGAACTGCTCGGTATGATGTGGTTTGTTGAAGGCGTAATCGGGAATACCAAGTAA
- the gpt gene encoding xanthine phosphoribosyltransferase: MSKADRYNKMYPISWEQLHRDCRALSWRLLEKGPFEGILAITRGGLVPAAILARELEIRLIDTVCISTYDWKTQEKKATVLKNFKGDGEGWLLVDDLVDTGGTARLVREMVPKAHFATIYAKPEGRPLVDTFITEVSQDTWILFPWDSATQFAQPIVKVSQENNS, translated from the coding sequence TTGTCCAAGGCAGACAGATATAATAAAATGTACCCCATTTCTTGGGAACAGCTGCACCGGGATTGCAGGGCTTTGTCCTGGCGGCTGCTTGAAAAAGGGCCTTTTGAAGGCATTCTGGCTATAACCCGGGGCGGACTGGTCCCTGCGGCGATTTTAGCCCGTGAGCTCGAGATAAGACTTATCGACACCGTCTGCATTTCCACTTATGATTGGAAAACTCAGGAAAAGAAAGCCACTGTACTCAAAAATTTCAAAGGCGACGGCGAAGGCTGGTTGCTGGTTGACGATCTGGTTGATACCGGAGGCACTGCCAGACTGGTCCGTGAAATGGTCCCCAAGGCTCATTTTGCCACAATTTACGCCAAGCCCGAAGGCCGTCCTTTGGTGGATACCTTCATTACTGAAGTAAGTCAGGATACCTGGATTCTCTTTCCATGGGACAGTGCAACCCAGTTCGCTCAACCCATTGTGAAGGTTTCGCAGGAAAATAATAGTTAA
- a CDS encoding GGDEF domain-containing protein, which produces MRFQDAARLRYKITLPLILLLALSALYLFHTLLIERRNFTDTQGLLTGLHLTAVEILTSQEGMGADSAIGTFAAIIKKLQEYPADNRLTKSLNNEDSSLFFSAENFIRAANSGQADAINKTMRKLASSIGTVSSDISKASNRFHVNLVKYEYAILFLICILAVIHYYIVDSPMREELIRCVREKELSQTTIKKLAERDSLTNLPGRMKFYEESEKAVSTATRYGSDLALIKMDIHNFKAINQKHGQKTGDKILAGFARVVRKNLRRPDSFFRVGGDKFIILAPHTSVKNAKNLTDKINKLVSQTKSLNAVPFLMNTGIAMCGHDENSETLLKKVDLALKESKKYGPGTVYTHPESIKPAE; this is translated from the coding sequence ATGAGATTTCAAGATGCCGCCAGATTACGCTACAAGATTACCCTGCCCCTTATCCTTCTGCTGGCCCTGAGCGCACTTTACCTTTTTCATACCCTGCTGATTGAACGCAGAAATTTCACAGACACCCAAGGACTGCTGACCGGACTTCATCTTACCGCAGTGGAGATTCTTACCTCGCAGGAAGGTATGGGTGCGGATTCCGCCATAGGAACCTTCGCTGCTATCATTAAAAAACTACAGGAATATCCTGCCGACAACCGCTTAACCAAATCACTGAACAACGAAGATTCCAGCCTGTTTTTTTCCGCTGAAAACTTTATCCGTGCAGCCAATTCAGGACAGGCAGACGCAATCAATAAAACTATGCGCAAGCTGGCTTCATCAATAGGCACGGTATCATCGGACATAAGCAAAGCTTCGAACAGATTTCACGTAAATCTGGTTAAATATGAATATGCAATCCTGTTTTTGATCTGTATTCTTGCAGTTATCCATTACTATATTGTGGACTCGCCAATGCGGGAAGAACTTATCCGCTGCGTACGGGAAAAAGAGCTGAGCCAAACCACCATCAAAAAACTGGCGGAACGGGATTCACTGACAAATCTCCCCGGCAGAATGAAATTTTACGAAGAATCGGAAAAAGCAGTATCCACTGCGACAAGATACGGGTCAGATCTGGCACTCATCAAGATGGACATCCACAATTTCAAAGCAATCAATCAGAAACACGGCCAGAAAACCGGAGACAAGATTCTGGCCGGTTTTGCCCGTGTAGTACGTAAAAATTTAAGACGCCCGGACAGCTTCTTCAGGGTCGGCGGAGATAAATTCATTATTCTGGCCCCGCACACTTCCGTGAAAAACGCAAAAAACCTTACTGACAAAATCAACAAACTTGTTTCGCAAACCAAAAGTCTGAACGCCGTACCCTTTCTGATGAATACCGGAATTGCAATGTGCGGACATGATGAAAATTCCGAAACCCTGCTCAAAAAAGTTGATCTGGCCTTAAAAGAATCCAAAAAATATGGTCCCGGAACTGTATACACACACCCCGAATCCATTAAACCTGCCGAGTAA